From a region of the Castanea sativa cultivar Marrone di Chiusa Pesio chromosome 10, ASM4071231v1 genome:
- the LOC142612828 gene encoding protein SRC2 homolog, translated as MEKKNLEITMNSARGLKNVKHLHSMDVYAVVTMSSNPQTEQRTPVDKGCGSNPMWNHTMKFTFDEAVAKMNYLFLNIKLMHQGHIRGDKEIGEVSVPVKELLDKAEEGNFVKYLTYQVKEPSGKPKGELNLSYKFEDDTPIVTAYPPPHVGTSSGSVYTPSRLNIPQTYNPPQSGTSQSTMGYPIQGGGPPPPPLPEGYPTPPPGLGYHHHGQPQVVQPQQPANTNNGNNVGLELGMAVVGGMLGGILMGELVSDSDDGASNDADNTK; from the coding sequence atggagaaaaaaaacttGGAGATAACTATGAACTCTGCTAGGGGTCTCAAAAACGTGAAGCATCTTCATTCTATGGACGTGTATGCTGTAGTCACAATGTCCAGCAACCCCCAAACTGAGCAAAGAACTCCTGTGGACAAGGGTTGTGGCTCAAACCCCATGTGGAACCACACCATGAAGTTCACTTTTGATGAAGCCGTGGCAAAGATGAATTACCTTTTTCTCAACATCAAGCTCATGCACCAAGGCCACATCCGTGGAGACAAGGAGATTGGAGAGGTCTCGGTCCCTGTGAAAGAGCTTTTAGACAAAGCTGAAGAAGGCAACTTTGTTAAGTATTTGACATACCAAGTTAAAGAACCCTCTGGCAAGCCAAAAGGGGAACTAAACTTGTCCTATAAGTTTGAGGATGATACACCAATAGTTACTGCCTACCCTCCTCCACATGTAGGAACGAGTAGTGGCTCAGTTTATACACCATCAAGATTGAATATCCCACAAACTTATAATCCTCCTCAGAGTGGTACTTCACAATCTACAATGGGATATCCTATTCAAGGTGGCGGTCCACCACCGCCGCCGCTGCCAGAGGGATATCCCACACCACCACCAGGGCTGGGATATCATCATCATGGGCAGCCACAGGTGGTGCAGCCACAGCAACCAGCTAATACGAATAATGGGAATAATGTCGGGTTAGAATTGGGCATGGCAGTGGTGGGAGGAATGCTTGGTGGAATATTGATGGGAGAGTTGGTGTCTGATTCTGATGATGGAGCTTCTAATGATGCAGATAATACCAAGTAG